One segment of Danio aesculapii chromosome 3, fDanAes4.1, whole genome shotgun sequence DNA contains the following:
- the swsap1 gene encoding ATPase SWSAP1: MADVLGVVFRRFASGTRDLIFPFDIEGNTLVLGDVNTSRSVLFLAAVTAATDLGLKVLFFTQSPFQTLPVSLRASVPGLKLESLKNVRFVYAKTLEDLLEDVASLHQLASEAASLPSLIIVDALDQYLQAGPLQDDLSPVAHIAALLHDTAAFLTQIQQSRAGGQGLCRVMLSCQAEGEGRGESAEILLSVLDRYLQVRCTLEEVTGQTGQSEWQVYLSFTNPAPAIQGQQWHMMLQAGGALEFRPVST, translated from the exons ATGGCTGATGTTTTAGGAGTCGTTTTCAGACGGTTTGCGTCAGGAACCCGTGATTTAATATTTCCCTTTGATATAGAAGGCAACACGCTGGTGCTCGGGGATGTAAATACCAGCAGGTCTGTGTTGTTTCTCGCAGCGGTCACAGCTGCCACTGATTTGGGCCTCAAAGTGCTGTTTTTCACACAGAGCCCTTTTCAGACTCTACCGGTGTCTCTGAGGGCTTCCGTGCCTGGACTCAAACTAGAGAGTCTCAAG AACGTGAGGTTTGTGTATGCGAAGACTCTAGAGGATCTTCTGGAGGATGTGGCGTCTCTTCATCAGCTGGCGTCTGAAGCCGCGTCTCTACCGTCTTTGATTATAGTGGACGCTCTGGACCAGTATCTTCAAGCGGGACCTCTACAGGATGACCTGAGCCCTGTGGCCCACATTGCAGCCCTCCTGCACGACACGGCAGCGTTTCTGACACAGATCCAGCAGAGCAGAGCAGGCGGACAGGGCCTGTGCAGAGTCATGCTGTCCTGTCAGGCCGAGGGTGAAGGCCGTGGGGAATCAGCGGAGATCCTCCTGTCTGTTCTGGACCGGTATCTGCAG GTGAGGTGCACGCTGGAGGAGGTGACGGGACAGACAGGTCAGAGCGAGTGGCAGGTGTATCTGTCCTTCACAAATCCTGCACCGGCCATCCAGGGCCAGCAGTGGCACATGATGCTGCAGGCAGGAGGAGCTCTGGAGTTTCGTCCAGTCAGCACTTGA
- the znf653 gene encoding zinc finger protein 653 — MAAVNTDSRATGEQIKAILRRCRGRPRLTDADRAQRRLESRKKYDVRRVYLGEAHQVWSELRRRTSLSDAGLAEYLILLNSAYGEKYQQNTNNRATLAEHLSKLKPRGKKVSATSLENVVSWYQSHCQSCPHEPELRAVEPTVGLSTSALWQCAAGHSFVQYLPWPAGGESESDMEDSAVEKEEEESVTERKKKTTVISERNNNKRKRRIQNHRDLQDAGNELEEEDDDPASHMEHQMSCTSLNDLPGSPAAHSPPASGTSPVWEMEALMNPESQAESSERTSGGNDPVKQQMDGSRALEKTEGGGAGLTQSYECVVVAAPLTNRQEKDDRERSSREAVPSLEAAPAQNELFEGQDLQTVMGGCELQDQRSTLEGSQLIIITGPSYEALTSEGIQLNVGAADVEEVTCTLIGDMSYNQMCPSGAASRPNASTDLADKHLLEPSEETHCPKELQRSLSRSKRSRRGPVIEADGMLKMFHCPYEGCSQVYVAISSFQNHVNLVHRKGRTKVCPHPGCGKKFYLSNHLHRHMIIHSGVRDFICETCGKSFKRKNHLEVHRRTHTGETPLQCEICGYQCRQRASLNWHMRKHTSEAHFNYTCEHCGKRFEKLDSVKFHKLKSHPDKQPS, encoded by the exons ATGGCGGCGGTAAACACAGACTCCAGAGCCACCGGAGAGCAAATTAAAGCCATTTTACGCCGCTGCAGGGGCCGACCGAGGCTGACAGACGCTGACCGGGCTCAGCGGAGGCTTGAATCGCGGAAAAAGTACGACGTTCGGCGGGTTTATCTGGGAGAAGCGCATCAGGTTTGGAGCGAGCTGCGCCGGCGCACGAGCCTCAGCGACGCGGGACTCGCAGAGTATTTAATCCTGCTCAATTCTGCATACGGAGAGAAATACCAGCAGAATACG AATAACCGTGCAACGTTGGCTGAAC ATTTAAGCAAACTTAAACCAAGAG GGAAGAAAGTGTCTGCCACCAGTTTAGAGAACGTGGTGAGCTGGTATCAGAGTCACTGTCAGTCGTGTCCTCACGAGCCGGAGCTGCGGGCAGTAGAGCCCACCGTGGGTTTGTCCACGTCTGCTTTATGGCAGTGTGCGGCCGGTCACTCCTTTGTGCAGTACCTGCCCTGGCCTGCAGGGGGAGAGTCTGAGTCAGACATGGAGGACAGTGCTGTGGAGAAAGAAGAGGAGGAGAGCGTTACAGAGAGGAAGAAGAAGACCACCGTTATCAGTGAGAGAAACAACAacaagaggaagaggaggatacAAAATCACCGAGACCTCCAGG ATGCAGGCAATGAACtggaagaagaagatgatgaccCAGCATCCCACATGGAGCATCAGATGTCCTGCACGTCCCTCAATGATCTCCCAGGATCCCCTGCGGCCCACAGTCCTCCTGCTTCTGGAACGTCTCCTGTGTGGGAGATGGAGGCGCTCATGAACCCAGAATCCCAGGCTGAGTCCAGTGAGAGAACCTCAGGAGGGAACGATCCTGTAAAGCAGCAGATGGACGGGTCGAGGGCTTTAGAGAAGACTGAAGGTGGAGGAGCAGGGCTGACGCAGAGTTACGAATGTGTGGTGGTTGCTGCGCCCTTGACGAACCGACAGGAGAAGGATGATAGAGAGCGTTCATCCAGAGAGGCCGTCCCGTCGCTAGAGGCCGCCCCAGCACAGAATGAGCTGTTTGAGGGTCAGGATCTGCAGACGGTCATGGGTGGATGTGAGCTGCAGGACCAGCGCTCCACACTGGAGGGATCTCAG CTGATCATAATTACAGGCCCCAGTTACGAGGCTCTGACGTCTGAAGGCATTCAGCTGAATGTGGGCGCCGCTGACGTCGAGGAGGTCACATGTACTCTGATCGGGGACATGTCCTATAATCAGATGTGCCCGTCTGGAGCCGCGTCACGTCCCAACGCCAGCACAG ATCTGGCTGACAAGCATTTGTTGGAGCCCAGTGAAGAAACGCACTGTCCAAAGGAGCTCCAGCGATCCCTCAGTAG GTCTAAAAGGAGCCGGCGGGGTCCAGTGATCGAGGCGGACGGCATGTTGAAGATGTTTCACTGCCCATATGAAGGCTGCAGTCAGGTGTATGTGGCCATCAGCAGTTTCCAG AATCACGTGAATCTGGTGCACAGGAAAGGCCGAACCAAAGTCTGTCCTCATCCAGGCTGCGGGAAGAAGTTTTATCTGTCCAACCATCTTCATCGACACATGATCATACACTCAG GTGTGCGAGATTTTATATGTGAAACATGTGGCAAGTCCTTCAAGCGTAAGAATCATTTAGAGGTGCACAGACGAACACACACCGGAGAGACGCCGTTACA